A single region of the Pseudomonas sp. B21-023 genome encodes:
- the xenA gene encoding xenobiotic reductase XenA has protein sequence MAALFEPYTLKDVTLRNRIAIPPMCQYMAEDGLINDWHHVHLAGLARGGAGLVVVEATAVSPEGRITPGCAGIWNDTQAQAFVPVVKAIKAAGSVPGIQIAHAGRKASANRPWEGDDHIAADDARGWDTIAPSAIAFGTHLPKVPKAMTLDDIARVKQDFVDAARRARDAGFEWIELHFAHGYLGQSFFSEHSNQRTDAYGGSFDNRTRFLLETLAAVREVWPENLPLTARFGVLEYDGRDEQTLQESIELARRFKAGGLDLLSVSVGFTIPETNIPWGPAFMGPIAERVRREAKLPVTSAWGFGTPELAEGALQANQLDLVSVGRAHLADPHWPYAAAKALGVEKASWTLPAPYAHWLERYR, from the coding sequence ATGGCCGCATTGTTCGAACCCTATACCCTCAAAGACGTCACCCTGCGCAACCGCATCGCCATTCCGCCGATGTGCCAGTACATGGCCGAGGATGGCCTGATCAACGATTGGCACCACGTGCACCTGGCCGGGCTGGCCCGTGGTGGCGCCGGCCTGGTGGTGGTCGAGGCCACCGCGGTGTCCCCGGAAGGGCGCATCACCCCTGGCTGCGCCGGGATCTGGAACGACACCCAGGCCCAGGCGTTCGTGCCGGTGGTCAAGGCGATCAAGGCCGCCGGTTCCGTGCCGGGCATCCAGATCGCCCACGCCGGGCGCAAGGCCAGCGCCAACCGCCCCTGGGAAGGTGACGACCACATCGCCGCCGACGATGCCCGTGGCTGGGACACCATCGCCCCGTCCGCCATCGCCTTCGGCACCCACCTGCCGAAAGTGCCGAAGGCCATGACCCTGGACGATATCGCCCGGGTCAAGCAGGACTTCGTCGATGCCGCACGCCGCGCCCGCGATGCCGGCTTCGAATGGATCGAACTGCACTTTGCCCACGGCTATCTGGGCCAGAGCTTCTTCTCCGAGCATTCCAACCAGCGCACCGATGCCTACGGCGGCAGCTTCGACAACCGCACGCGCTTCCTTTTGGAAACCCTGGCCGCCGTGCGTGAGGTGTGGCCGGAGAACCTGCCGCTGACCGCCCGCTTTGGCGTGCTGGAGTATGACGGCCGTGACGAGCAGACCCTGCAGGAATCCATCGAACTGGCGCGCCGGTTCAAGGCCGGTGGCCTGGACCTGCTGAGCGTCAGCGTTGGCTTCACCATTCCTGAGACCAACATCCCATGGGGGCCGGCGTTCATGGGCCCGATCGCCGAACGTGTGCGTCGCGAGGCCAAGCTGCCGGTGACCTCGGCCTGGGGCTTCGGTACCCCAGAGTTGGCCGAAGGCGCGTTGCAGGCCAACCAGCTGGACCTGGTGTCGGTGGGGCGTGCGCACCTGGCTGACCCGCACTGGCCGTATGCCGCTGCCAAGGCCCTGGGCGTGGAAAAGGCTTCGTGGACCTTGCCAGCGCCTTATGCGCACTGGCTCGAGCGTTATCGCTGA
- a CDS encoding helix-turn-helix transcriptional regulator, which yields MAICETPVIMLAMRAYTHPNPEDLTLERLLYALSDPVRMEIVRRLAGVAEASCGELDGGRPKSSMSHHFRVLRDSGLVYTRNVGTTHMNSLRSDELESRFPGLLGSILEQR from the coding sequence ATGGCAATTTGTGAAACCCCCGTTATCATGTTGGCCATGCGAGCCTATACCCACCCCAACCCCGAAGACCTGACGCTGGAGCGCCTGCTCTACGCCTTGAGCGACCCTGTGCGCATGGAAATCGTGCGCCGCCTGGCGGGCGTCGCCGAAGCCAGCTGCGGCGAGCTGGACGGCGGCCGGCCCAAGTCGAGCATGTCCCATCACTTCCGTGTACTGCGTGACTCGGGGCTGGTGTACACCCGCAATGTCGGTACCACGCACATGAACTCGTTGCGCAGCGATGAGCTCGAAAGCCGTTTTCCAGGGTTGCTGGGCAGCATTCTCGAGCAGCGTTGA
- the mqo gene encoding malate dehydrogenase (quinone) yields the protein MFKKAGKTLLGLAVAASFMQAHAADTKKVDVLLVGGGIMSSTLAVWLNELEPSWSMEMVERLDGVAEESSNGWNNAGTGHSALAELNYTPEDKDGNVNITKAIEINESFQISRQFWAWQVRQGVLKNPHSFINTTPHMSFVWGDDNIKFLKKRYDALQASPLFRPMQYSEDHAQIAKWVPLMMEGRDPNQKLAVTWTPIGTDVNFGEITRQFVGSLQTKENFDLKLSTEVQDITRNEDGSWHVEYKNLKDGTESATDAKFLFIGAGGGALKLLQKSGIPEAKEYAGFPVGGSFLVTENPTVAMQHMAKAYGIASTGAPPMSVPHLDTRVLDGKRVILFGPFATFSTKFLKNGSYLDLLSSATTHNVWPMARVGIDQYPLVEYLAGQLMQSDDDRFAALQTYFPNAKKEDWKLWQAGQRVQIIKRDEEKGGVLKLGTEVVASQDRTIAGLLGASPGASTAAPIMLNVLETVFKEKVATPEWQAKIKEIVPSYGTKLNDSAAATQKEWDYTAEVLQLEKPPVLDQSVKTTAVPGAPVESKPANDMAL from the coding sequence ATGTTCAAGAAAGCTGGCAAGACCTTGCTGGGTCTGGCTGTCGCGGCGAGCTTCATGCAAGCGCACGCTGCCGACACCAAGAAAGTCGACGTGCTGCTGGTTGGCGGCGGCATCATGAGCTCCACCCTGGCTGTCTGGCTCAACGAGCTGGAGCCAAGCTGGTCGATGGAGATGGTCGAGCGCCTGGACGGCGTCGCCGAAGAAAGCTCCAACGGCTGGAATAACGCCGGTACCGGCCACTCCGCGCTGGCCGAGCTGAACTACACCCCGGAAGACAAAGACGGCAACGTCAACATCACCAAGGCCATCGAGATCAACGAGTCGTTCCAGATCTCCCGCCAGTTCTGGGCCTGGCAGGTACGCCAGGGCGTGCTGAAGAACCCGCACTCGTTCATCAACACCACCCCGCACATGAGCTTCGTCTGGGGCGATGACAACATCAAGTTCCTGAAGAAGCGCTACGACGCCCTGCAGGCCAGCCCGCTGTTCCGCCCGATGCAGTACTCCGAGGACCACGCGCAGATCGCCAAGTGGGTCCCGCTGATGATGGAAGGCCGTGACCCGAACCAGAAGCTGGCGGTCACCTGGACCCCGATCGGCACCGACGTCAACTTCGGCGAGATCACCCGCCAGTTTGTTGGCAGCCTGCAGACCAAAGAGAACTTCGACCTGAAGCTCTCCACCGAAGTGCAGGACATCACCCGCAACGAAGACGGCTCCTGGCACGTCGAGTACAAGAACCTGAAGGACGGTACCGAATCGGCCACCGACGCCAAGTTCCTGTTCATCGGCGCCGGTGGCGGCGCACTGAAGCTGCTGCAGAAGTCGGGCATCCCCGAGGCCAAGGAATACGCAGGCTTCCCGGTAGGTGGCTCGTTCCTGGTGACCGAGAACCCGACCGTTGCCATGCAGCACATGGCCAAGGCCTACGGCATCGCCTCGACCGGCGCGCCACCCATGTCGGTACCGCACCTGGACACCCGCGTGCTGGACGGCAAGCGCGTGATCCTGTTCGGGCCATTCGCCACCTTCTCGACCAAGTTCCTTAAGAACGGCTCGTATCTGGACCTGCTGAGCAGCGCCACCACCCACAACGTCTGGCCGATGGCTCGCGTGGGTATCGACCAGTACCCGTTGGTGGAATACCTCGCCGGCCAGCTGATGCAGTCTGACGACGACCGTTTCGCAGCCCTGCAGACCTACTTCCCGAACGCCAAGAAGGAAGACTGGAAGCTGTGGCAGGCCGGCCAGCGTGTGCAGATCATCAAGCGTGACGAAGAGAAGGGCGGCGTGCTGAAGCTGGGCACCGAGGTCGTGGCTTCCCAGGACCGCACCATCGCCGGCCTGCTGGGCGCCTCGCCAGGTGCCTCGACCGCCGCGCCGATCATGCTCAACGTGCTCGAAACCGTGTTCAAGGAGAAGGTCGCCACCCCTGAGTGGCAGGCCAAGATCAAGGAAATCGTGCCGAGCTACGGTACCAAGCTGAACGACTCGGCCGCTGCCACCCAGAAAGAGTGGGACTACACCGCCGAAGTGCTGCAGCTGGAGAAGCCGCCGGTGCTCGATCAGAGCGTCAAGACCACCGCCGTCCCAGGCGCACCGGTCGAGAGCAAGCCTGCGAACGACATGGCGCTGTAA
- a CDS encoding DUF4223 family protein: MKKLIKATVAVAVVSGVALLSGCTGQVYNQPKNCSYDYLFHPSVSISKIIGGCGPIDKLPQQQ, from the coding sequence ATGAAAAAGCTGATCAAAGCTACTGTCGCTGTTGCTGTCGTTTCGGGCGTTGCCCTGCTGTCCGGCTGCACCGGCCAGGTCTACAACCAGCCTAAGAACTGCTCGTACGACTACCTGTTCCACCCATCGGTTTCCATCTCCAAGATCATCGGCGGCTGCGGCCCGATCGATAAACTGCCTCAGCAGCAGTAA
- a CDS encoding type II toxin-antitoxin system RelE/ParE family toxin, with protein sequence MSNLIDTTPEFESWLDSIKDPVGNGVSEMRVFIGPGYRIYYVRTGMVRYLMLYGSDKTDQGRGIKRAKEILDALRGK encoded by the coding sequence ATGAGCAACCTGATCGACACAACGCCAGAATTCGAATCCTGGCTCGATAGCATCAAGGACCCCGTCGGCAACGGTGTCAGCGAAATGCGCGTGTTCATCGGGCCTGGTTACCGCATCTACTATGTGCGCACAGGCATGGTGCGCTATTTGATGCTCTACGGTAGTGACAAAACTGATCAAGGCAGAGGCATCAAGCGAGCGAAGGAAATTCTCGATGCCCTGCGAGGTAAATGA
- a CDS encoding addiction module antidote protein, translating into MNRKAESGDMPILDLELSNTTRFEASRFLDNPETIAAFLAEALHSNDAQTLMQAIGEVAKAIGVNQFAQDAGVNRESLYKTLKGGDKTRFATVQKLMLALGVELTVRPLETANACNKGIQ; encoded by the coding sequence ATGAATAGAAAAGCCGAGTCTGGCGATATGCCAATCCTTGACCTGGAACTGAGCAACACAACCCGCTTCGAGGCCTCCCGCTTCCTCGACAACCCCGAAACCATTGCCGCCTTCCTTGCAGAAGCCTTGCACAGCAACGATGCCCAGACGCTGATGCAGGCCATCGGTGAAGTCGCCAAGGCCATCGGTGTAAATCAGTTTGCCCAGGATGCAGGTGTTAACCGCGAGTCGCTCTATAAAACGCTCAAGGGAGGGGACAAGACACGCTTCGCTACCGTCCAGAAGCTGATGCTTGCACTAGGGGTGGAGTTGACGGTCAGGCCGCTCGAGACCGCCAACGCCTGCAACAAGGGAATCCAATAA
- a CDS encoding molecular chaperone, producing MPTPQRFPLFSLKAVQALLASLCLASSAWAQLKVEGTRLIYLGQDREASINVVNRSGEETVMQSWVSDPQGGDDIPFAIVQPLTLLPPQGHQMLRVLYAGQGLPTDRESMFWLNILEIPRKPEHADSMQFAIRQRLKLFYRPTGLQGSTSDAVRDLQWHRHSQRIEISNRSAFHLSLVDLALEGPGLHQPLTDYVLLQPGASITLDTHSPVPAGSRVAFTEIADSGLLQSHSASLP from the coding sequence TTGCCTACACCGCAGCGCTTCCCCTTGTTTTCGCTCAAGGCCGTCCAGGCACTACTCGCCTCCCTATGCCTGGCGAGTAGTGCCTGGGCGCAGCTCAAGGTCGAAGGCACCCGCTTGATCTACCTTGGACAGGACAGGGAAGCCAGCATCAACGTTGTCAATCGCAGTGGCGAGGAGACCGTCATGCAGAGCTGGGTCAGCGACCCGCAAGGCGGTGACGATATCCCATTCGCTATTGTCCAGCCTCTGACCTTGTTACCCCCGCAAGGCCACCAAATGTTGCGCGTGCTCTATGCCGGTCAGGGCCTGCCCACCGATCGGGAGTCGATGTTCTGGCTGAACATCCTCGAAATTCCGCGCAAGCCCGAACACGCTGACAGCATGCAGTTCGCAATTCGACAACGACTCAAGCTGTTCTATCGCCCTACAGGGCTGCAGGGCTCGACCAGTGATGCAGTGCGAGATTTGCAATGGCATCGGCATTCACAGCGTATCGAAATTAGTAACCGAAGTGCCTTTCACCTCTCGCTGGTGGATCTTGCACTCGAAGGCCCAGGCCTTCATCAGCCCCTAACAGACTACGTGCTGCTCCAACCGGGCGCATCAATTACCCTCGACACGCACTCCCCCGTACCTGCCGGCAGCCGTGTCGCATTCACCGAAATCGCCGACAGCGGCCTGCTGCAGAGCCACAGCGCGTCGCTGCCGTAA
- a CDS encoding fimbrial protein encodes MPPIRKHLLGLLLIAAACPTTSYALSCKLDPSKTAVFKEALGTTLAVPADAPDRTIIWESSERALPVICADDYEMGLDETVYFYINPAKVSVGQGIRVGIRYRSQVITQASGTISTGYSSFYGCNWANCTGWDKARFTLNFSVFIEKFGKTPANGQASTASEYRVFQLDGKGGLNPKPDSNLNYVITGMNNIRFVPCSPELTITPSVVNFRRALTSSAQVGQVASSANFSLDLIRNCDTPYAVNARFAPVAGTASVIDKLLVPTQNTSVGIALTRQDSNQPVPFGDWFKLSDLTTPGLIRNEFRADLVWRAPATPGAFEASALVDLFFK; translated from the coding sequence ATGCCACCGATCAGGAAACACCTGCTGGGCCTACTACTAATTGCCGCTGCATGTCCCACCACCAGCTACGCGCTGTCGTGCAAACTCGACCCCTCCAAGACAGCCGTTTTTAAGGAGGCACTGGGCACCACGCTAGCTGTGCCAGCCGACGCGCCCGACAGAACAATCATCTGGGAGTCGAGCGAACGCGCGTTGCCGGTGATCTGTGCGGATGATTACGAGATGGGTCTGGATGAAACCGTCTATTTCTACATCAACCCTGCCAAGGTGAGTGTCGGCCAGGGGATACGAGTGGGTATTCGCTACAGATCACAGGTGATCACCCAAGCCTCGGGGACTATTAGCACGGGCTACAGCTCGTTTTACGGGTGCAACTGGGCCAACTGCACAGGGTGGGACAAAGCAAGATTCACCCTGAACTTTAGTGTCTTCATTGAAAAATTCGGCAAAACGCCAGCCAACGGACAGGCCAGTACCGCAAGCGAGTACCGGGTTTTTCAACTGGACGGCAAGGGTGGCCTGAACCCAAAGCCTGACAGCAACCTGAACTATGTCATCACCGGCATGAACAACATCCGCTTCGTTCCCTGCTCACCTGAACTGACCATCACACCGTCCGTGGTCAACTTCCGCCGAGCCCTGACCAGTTCGGCGCAAGTTGGCCAAGTTGCCAGTTCAGCCAACTTCAGCCTCGACCTGATCAGAAACTGCGATACCCCCTATGCGGTCAACGCCCGCTTCGCACCCGTCGCCGGTACGGCAAGTGTCATCGACAAATTACTAGTACCGACCCAGAACACCTCCGTAGGTATCGCTCTGACGCGCCAGGACAGCAATCAGCCGGTCCCCTTCGGAGACTGGTTCAAGCTCAGCGACCTAACGACGCCAGGGTTGATCCGGAACGAATTCCGCGCCGACCTTGTCTGGCGTGCCCCGGCAACCCCTGGAGCGTTCGAAGCCTCGGCCCTTGTCGATCTGTTTTTCAAGTAG
- a CDS encoding ATP-binding protein: MRLKTYLQQINPLFSNPEAARHLLRLLALVLSAGILGGAYSFLLLSFNTEISQRRGYMSSAIAEAHTFFTNREALLESLSLSAITRTAPGVTHMTQTPSEEVHLLLGNKPGQQWSLWLSQRMCDYLRAKQVNLLYVGAGPQAQARWLYSTIAHAHTPSTALLERLQTEQRRLPATVNELWLADKDEQHTHLYIFQRLDQRDPESGWLGLEIDSREVSPTLDDASSGKFMMYNADGMLVFSNSSDQALSQMLRAHQGSDFFGFIGQGLLPEYLVINKPLMSSDWQLVYGIDLLSILSELWVQLLGALLFCLLSISLMLLLIRRFEQRFITPTVQRIRALVESELFNRDVIETAPVALCVLRRSDGQVVLENHLAQQWLGEARESRSAAWIDQAFAVPNIAGSDYFETSDGRHLYLSCAPTRYKGEDVVLCVFSDISARKRIEAALEDARRSADSANEAKTQFLATMSHEIRTPLYGVLGTLELLSRTALDGQQRDYLQAIEGSSATLLQLICDVLDVSKIEAGQLALEHSEFCVPELAMEVIQSYSAAARNKGLQLYGCLDPHLPERLLGDVNRIRQILNNLLSNAVKFTDCGRVVLRARLLHREGERSSILWQVADTGKGIAEQDHASIFDPFYQSGGHTQLVPGTGLGLAICQRLTQLMNGQLRLVSELGLGSSFSLTLPLEVVSAGAASTLAPFNLLAERIQVVSPIHELAETFAGWLCRWGARAQIGVASTGSHAPAGLLLELHPGSFDQWLVADWDGPRIVASAFGGWEARNDAGQWQVNINDLGALHHAISQAQGLHRPRSALSTSTDAPEPLGLHVLVAEDNVINQLILRDQLQELGCSVTLTCNGDEALQSWQREPFDLVLTDVNMPIMNGYDLARSLRRQGCSLPIIGATANALRGEEELCLAAGMDHCLIKPFNLQALFNCLAAYRGSRFEAL, encoded by the coding sequence ATGCGACTGAAAACCTACCTGCAGCAGATCAACCCACTGTTCTCCAACCCGGAAGCCGCTCGCCACCTGCTTCGCTTGTTGGCGCTTGTACTGTCGGCGGGCATTCTCGGTGGTGCCTATAGCTTTCTGCTGCTCAGCTTCAATACCGAAATATCCCAGCGCCGCGGCTACATGAGCAGTGCGATTGCCGAGGCGCACACCTTCTTCACCAACCGTGAAGCGCTGCTAGAAAGCCTGAGCCTCTCGGCGATTACTCGAACGGCACCAGGCGTAACGCACATGACGCAGACACCCAGCGAGGAGGTGCACCTGCTACTGGGCAACAAGCCGGGCCAACAATGGAGCCTGTGGCTGAGTCAACGTATGTGCGACTACCTTCGCGCCAAGCAGGTCAACCTGCTGTACGTCGGCGCTGGCCCTCAGGCCCAGGCGCGCTGGCTGTACAGCACCATTGCGCACGCGCATACCCCGTCCACGGCGCTGCTGGAGCGCTTGCAAACCGAGCAAAGGCGTCTGCCAGCCACGGTCAATGAGCTATGGCTGGCCGACAAAGATGAGCAGCATACGCACCTCTACATTTTCCAGCGCCTGGACCAGCGCGACCCAGAATCCGGTTGGCTGGGCCTGGAGATTGATAGCCGTGAAGTATCCCCGACCCTGGATGACGCGAGTTCGGGCAAGTTCATGATGTACAACGCCGATGGCATGCTGGTCTTCAGCAACAGCTCCGACCAGGCGCTGAGCCAGATGTTGAGAGCCCACCAGGGCAGTGACTTTTTCGGTTTCATCGGCCAGGGGTTGTTACCGGAGTACCTGGTCATCAACAAACCGTTGATGTCGTCAGATTGGCAGCTGGTATATGGGATCGACCTGCTTTCCATTCTCTCGGAGCTCTGGGTACAGCTGCTGGGCGCCCTGCTATTCTGCCTGCTCAGCATCAGCCTGATGCTGTTGCTGATCCGCCGCTTCGAACAACGGTTCATCACCCCGACGGTGCAACGCATACGGGCATTGGTTGAGAGCGAACTGTTCAACCGTGACGTGATTGAGACCGCGCCGGTCGCCCTGTGCGTGCTGCGTCGCAGCGACGGCCAGGTGGTGCTGGAAAATCACCTGGCCCAGCAGTGGCTAGGCGAAGCCCGCGAATCACGCAGCGCAGCGTGGATTGATCAGGCGTTCGCCGTGCCAAATATCGCGGGTAGCGATTACTTCGAAACCAGTGATGGCCGGCATCTCTACCTCAGCTGTGCGCCAACCCGCTACAAAGGCGAGGACGTCGTTCTCTGCGTCTTCAGCGATATCAGTGCACGCAAGCGGATCGAAGCCGCTCTGGAAGATGCCCGACGCTCGGCCGACAGTGCCAATGAAGCCAAGACCCAATTCCTTGCCACCATGAGTCACGAGATCCGCACGCCCCTGTACGGTGTGCTCGGCACTTTGGAACTGCTGTCACGCACCGCGCTCGATGGGCAACAGCGCGACTACCTACAAGCAATCGAAGGCTCGTCGGCGACACTGCTGCAACTGATCTGCGATGTACTCGACGTATCGAAGATCGAGGCCGGCCAATTGGCTTTGGAGCACAGCGAGTTCTGCGTGCCGGAGCTGGCCATGGAAGTGATCCAGAGTTACAGCGCGGCGGCAAGGAACAAAGGCTTACAGTTGTATGGCTGCCTGGATCCGCACCTACCCGAACGTTTGCTAGGCGACGTCAACCGGATCCGCCAGATACTTAACAATCTTCTAAGCAATGCTGTGAAATTTACCGATTGTGGACGGGTGGTGCTGCGGGCGAGGCTGCTTCATCGCGAGGGCGAGCGTTCGTCCATACTGTGGCAGGTCGCAGACACTGGCAAAGGTATTGCCGAGCAGGATCACGCATCAATTTTCGACCCCTTCTACCAAAGTGGCGGTCACACACAGCTAGTTCCCGGTACAGGTCTGGGACTCGCCATCTGCCAGCGCCTGACGCAATTGATGAATGGCCAGTTGCGCCTTGTCAGCGAATTGGGCCTGGGCAGCAGTTTCAGCCTGACCTTGCCGCTGGAGGTGGTATCCGCGGGTGCCGCCTCGACCCTTGCCCCCTTCAACCTGCTGGCGGAACGCATCCAGGTGGTCTCGCCAATCCACGAATTAGCCGAAACCTTCGCAGGTTGGTTGTGCCGCTGGGGCGCACGCGCCCAAATCGGCGTGGCGTCTACCGGCAGCCATGCCCCTGCCGGACTGCTTCTGGAGCTGCATCCCGGCAGTTTCGATCAGTGGCTGGTGGCAGACTGGGACGGTCCGCGTATCGTGGCAAGTGCATTTGGCGGCTGGGAGGCCCGTAATGATGCCGGCCAATGGCAGGTCAACATAAACGATCTGGGCGCGCTTCATCACGCTATCAGTCAGGCCCAGGGCCTGCATCGCCCCCGCAGCGCCCTCTCGACGAGCACGGACGCGCCGGAACCACTCGGGCTACATGTGCTGGTTGCCGAAGATAATGTCATCAACCAATTGATCTTACGCGATCAGCTCCAAGAGCTGGGCTGCAGTGTGACCTTGACCTGCAATGGCGATGAGGCACTGCAGAGCTGGCAGCGTGAGCCATTCGACTTGGTTCTGACCGACGTCAACATGCCGATCATGAACGGCTATGACCTTGCCCGATCCCTGCGCAGGCAAGGTTGCAGTCTGCCCATCATCGGTGCCACCGCCAACGCACTGCGCGGTGAGGAAGAGCTGTGTCTGGCTGCCGGCATGGACCACTGCTTGATCAAACCTTTCAACCTACAAGCTCTGTTTAACTGCCTGGCCGCGTATAGAGGTAGCCGTTTTGAAGCCCTTTAA
- a CDS encoding EAL domain-containing protein — translation MKPFNILIVEDHPFQHMYLQHLFNELGAFKLEAARDGQEALERLRQQNFDLVLTDLLMPGMDGVQFIQHLTGLPHKPGLAIMSAASRRMLMAASLVAKNLGVDVLGLISKPVEPAALRSLIDQLLLRQQATVQAKPTTLEFNRQTLVDALNNHAFQAWFQPKKSLHNGRIVAAEALVRWMHPEQGVLLPSAFLPTLNAFGLEERLLWVMLKQAMDAQTRWREQGYDIPVSINLPTHLLNSHDLADRLLEFVLHHQGVPGKLCFELMECSVPEDLSNFYAGACRLRMKGFGLSQDDFGKGYSSYMSLVSTPFTELKIDRALVQRCDESESLSSALASIVALGRKLGLTVVAEGVETPQELELLRKVDCNQVQGFLISHAVSAEQFQRLLRSDGPPLTF, via the coding sequence TTGAAGCCCTTTAACATCCTGATCGTCGAAGACCACCCGTTCCAGCATATGTACCTGCAGCACCTGTTCAACGAACTGGGCGCTTTCAAGCTGGAGGCGGCACGTGATGGCCAGGAAGCGCTGGAGCGCCTGCGTCAACAGAATTTCGACTTGGTGTTGACCGACCTATTGATGCCGGGCATGGATGGCGTGCAGTTCATCCAGCACCTAACCGGCCTGCCGCACAAACCAGGCCTAGCGATCATGAGTGCTGCTTCGCGGCGCATGCTCATGGCCGCGAGCCTCGTGGCCAAAAACCTCGGAGTAGACGTTCTCGGGTTGATCTCCAAACCAGTCGAGCCCGCTGCTTTGCGCAGCCTCATCGATCAACTACTGCTGCGACAGCAAGCTACCGTGCAAGCTAAGCCCACCACGCTTGAGTTCAACCGGCAGACATTAGTTGATGCCCTGAACAACCACGCGTTTCAGGCGTGGTTCCAGCCCAAGAAATCCTTACACAATGGCCGTATTGTGGCGGCCGAGGCGCTGGTGCGCTGGATGCACCCGGAGCAAGGTGTGCTTTTGCCCAGCGCCTTTCTCCCCACCCTCAACGCCTTCGGCCTGGAGGAGCGCCTGTTGTGGGTAATGCTCAAACAGGCCATGGATGCGCAGACGCGTTGGCGCGAGCAAGGTTACGATATCCCAGTTTCAATCAATCTACCGACCCATCTACTGAACAGCCACGACCTGGCCGACCGACTTCTGGAATTCGTCCTGCATCACCAGGGGGTGCCCGGTAAGCTGTGCTTCGAACTGATGGAGTGTTCGGTTCCAGAGGACCTTAGCAACTTCTACGCAGGCGCATGCCGCCTGCGAATGAAAGGTTTCGGTCTCTCTCAGGATGACTTTGGTAAGGGCTATAGCTCATACATGAGTCTCGTATCGACGCCTTTCACTGAACTCAAGATTGACCGGGCGCTGGTGCAACGCTGCGATGAAAGCGAAAGTTTGTCCTCGGCGCTAGCCAGCATCGTCGCCCTCGGCCGCAAACTCGGCCTCACGGTGGTCGCCGAAGGCGTCGAGACCCCTCAAGAGCTTGAGTTGCTGCGCAAGGTCGACTGCAATCAGGTACAAGGCTTCCTAATCTCCCATGCCGTATCGGCGGAACAGTTCCAGCGCCTACTGCGCAGCGACGGCCCTCCCTTGACTTTTTAA